A part of Aegilops tauschii subsp. strangulata cultivar AL8/78 chromosome 2, Aet v6.0, whole genome shotgun sequence genomic DNA contains:
- the LOC120974813 gene encoding uncharacterized protein, whose amino-acid sequence MGGGQGAGPRCGWRAGGLGCHQELWSQRRGPRHRTTAREGPAMEMLLQKMRDSAQKAEDLLDELDYFRIHDKLHGTYEAADEHGKGCVRNLALNARHTAKAVGKLVNCCAWQRAKRQQRSCNNSSSSPNVNQEVGGCMPKFGKLLPFSSSRHQHVGDDDRGNEQETPELEFNRVDFSQRMKGIVEKLQLMRNEIN is encoded by the coding sequence ATGGGTGGTGGGCAAGGCGCTGGCCCCCGTTGTGGATGGCGTGCTGGGGGCTTGGGCTGCCACCAAGAACTTTGGTCCCAACGTCGAGGCCCTCGGCACAGAACTACTGCTCGTGAAGGCCCGGCAATGGAGATGCTGCTGCAGAAGATGCGGGACTCGGCACAAAAAGCCGAAGACTTGCTGGACGAGCTGGACTACTTCCGCATCCACGACAAGCTCCATGGCACATATGAGGCTGCCGATGAGCACGGCAAGGGTTGCGTCCGCAACCTTGCCCTCAATGCTCGCCACACCGCCAAAGCTGTTGGCAAACTGGTCAATTGTTGCGCTTGGCAGCGTGCTAAGCGCCAGCAGAGGTCATGCAACAATTCCTCCTCATCGCCAAATGTCAATCAGGAGGTCGGCGGATGCATGCCCAAGTTTGGTAAACTCCTGCCTTTCTCGTCTTCCCGACATCAACATGTTGGTGATGACGACCGTGGCAATGAACAAGAAACACCAGAGCTTGAGTTTAATAGGGTTGATTTCTCTCAAAGGATGAAGGGCATTGTAGAGAAACTACAGCTTATGCGCAATGAGATTAACTAG